The Endozoicomonas montiporae CL-33 genome contains a region encoding:
- a CDS encoding sigma-54 dependent transcriptional regulator — protein METVDQVLIIEDAQQRRHDLSTILEFMGYRTKAVGAAYWEEAVSDMDKGGFCALFLGDFLQAESSLQGMIARIQRWSGGVPVVRIAEPLPENLQSSLRRQIIARIDWPCTKPQLLSCLHYGQVYREQWRQVHQTGFNHQVELFRGLVGKGEKIRKVRAAMSKVANSDVSVLITGESGTGKEVVARNLHEHSDRKTGPFVPVNCGAIPHDLLESELFGHEKGSFTGAITTRKGRFELAQGGTLFLDEIGDMPMHMQVKLLRVLQERTFERVGGSEQIEVNVRIIAATHKNLKDMIEVGEFREDLYYRLNVFPIEMPALRERPEDIPLILNELVGAMEKQGRGSIRLSSASILSLCRHDWPGNVREMANLLERLAVMYPYGVVGIQDLPPNFCHFDQHTGDDDGVADLFPDSIQPAGSGGVDELAVLPVGGLDLKEFLTRLEKSLIQQALSDCNNVVARAADKLQIRRTTLVEKMRKYSLHRYEEAAR, from the coding sequence ATGGAGACAGTGGATCAGGTGCTCATCATAGAAGATGCTCAACAGCGTCGGCATGATCTCAGCACCATACTCGAATTTATGGGGTATCGCACCAAAGCTGTCGGTGCTGCATACTGGGAAGAAGCCGTTAGTGATATGGATAAGGGCGGCTTCTGTGCCTTGTTTCTGGGAGATTTTCTTCAGGCAGAAAGCTCTCTGCAGGGAATGATTGCCCGGATACAGCGTTGGAGCGGAGGCGTTCCGGTTGTCCGCATTGCCGAGCCCCTTCCCGAAAACCTTCAATCCTCTCTTCGCCGTCAAATTATTGCCCGCATTGACTGGCCTTGCACCAAACCACAATTACTCTCCTGTTTACATTACGGGCAGGTTTATCGTGAGCAGTGGCGGCAAGTGCATCAGACTGGTTTTAATCACCAGGTTGAACTGTTTCGCGGGCTGGTCGGTAAAGGCGAGAAAATACGCAAAGTGCGTGCCGCCATGTCAAAAGTGGCGAACAGCGATGTCAGTGTATTGATTACCGGTGAGTCGGGCACTGGCAAAGAGGTGGTTGCCCGCAACCTGCATGAACATTCCGATCGAAAGACTGGCCCTTTTGTACCGGTGAATTGTGGTGCGATTCCGCACGATTTGTTGGAAAGTGAACTGTTTGGCCATGAGAAAGGTTCTTTCACAGGTGCTATAACCACTCGGAAAGGTCGCTTTGAACTCGCCCAGGGCGGAACTCTGTTTCTGGATGAAATAGGCGACATGCCAATGCATATGCAGGTTAAGTTACTGCGTGTGCTACAGGAAAGAACGTTTGAGCGCGTGGGTGGTTCCGAGCAGATTGAGGTAAACGTCAGAATAATTGCAGCAACGCACAAAAACCTGAAAGACATGATTGAGGTGGGTGAATTCCGGGAAGACCTGTATTACCGGTTAAATGTATTTCCTATCGAAATGCCTGCTTTAAGAGAGCGACCTGAAGACATTCCCCTGATTCTAAATGAATTGGTGGGTGCCATGGAGAAACAGGGACGTGGATCAATCCGGCTCAGCTCTGCTTCAATCCTCTCCCTGTGTCGTCACGACTGGCCTGGCAACGTTCGGGAAATGGCAAACCTGCTGGAGCGCCTTGCTGTAATGTACCCTTATGGCGTTGTTGGTATTCAGGATTTGCCGCCAAACTTCTGCCACTTTGATCAGCACACGGGAGATGATGATGGTGTTGCGGATCTTTTCCCCGATAGCATCCAACCAGCAGGCAGTGGTGGCGTTGATGAACTGGCGGTATTACCCGTCGGCGGATTGGATCTTAAAGAATTTCTGACCCGTCTGGAAAAAAGTCTTATTCAGCAGGCATTGAGTGATTGCAATAATGTCGTTGCCAGGGCTGCTGATAAACTTCAGATTCGTCGTACGACGCTGGTTGAGAAAATGAGAAAGTACAGTTTGCATCGTTACGAAGAAGCTGCCCGCTAA
- a CDS encoding OprO/OprP family phosphate-selective porin: MKLKAISMTVAAATAGVVLSANAGVVKTEGEDIIISTKKGGLELKTESGDFSFKVSGKLQWDYASYDDLYAGIAKADDKGRKGYIRRAEIGFSGKAYGDWKYKLSMENKDDTIKLDDAKITYTGFKTVDVTVGRWGRDYGLENTVSSSWIMGIERSMMYDFLQGGEGNNYGIEFATGGDNYTAVFGIHNDDQTDEKTGEERLASYVVRGTFAPVMEDNMLVHLGLNYYNKNPDAKNKVTLGTTVGLKKGYELKLEIEKVKSDSEYLLEAAAQFQSLQLQAEYAVRNLKSDNANSDVTVSAYYAQASYMLDGGKRSYKDGAFGSPKGGQWEVFGRYSDVNLDIDSATDDVKLSSYTLGVNYFPTKNIRASLNYVTGKLDDDAVTADQNDKGSAVVGRLQYVF; encoded by the coding sequence ATGAAACTCAAGGCTATTTCTATGACTGTTGCTGCTGCAACAGCAGGGGTTGTTTTGTCTGCCAATGCCGGTGTTGTTAAAACAGAAGGTGAAGATATTATTATCAGCACCAAAAAAGGCGGGCTGGAGCTAAAGACAGAAAGCGGTGACTTTTCTTTTAAAGTCAGTGGCAAACTGCAATGGGATTATGCCAGCTACGACGATCTTTATGCGGGTATTGCAAAAGCAGATGACAAAGGACGTAAAGGTTATATTCGCCGGGCTGAGATTGGTTTCAGTGGCAAAGCCTACGGAGACTGGAAGTATAAGCTTTCCATGGAAAACAAAGACGACACCATCAAGCTTGATGACGCTAAAATCACCTACACCGGTTTTAAAACCGTTGATGTGACTGTTGGCCGCTGGGGTAGGGATTATGGTCTGGAAAACACAGTGAGCTCGTCCTGGATTATGGGCATTGAACGTTCCATGATGTACGACTTCCTGCAGGGTGGCGAAGGTAACAACTATGGTATTGAGTTCGCTACTGGCGGTGATAATTACACGGCAGTGTTTGGCATCCATAATGATGACCAGACTGATGAAAAAACCGGTGAAGAGCGTCTGGCCAGTTACGTTGTTCGGGGAACCTTTGCTCCCGTTATGGAAGACAATATGCTGGTGCACTTGGGACTTAACTACTACAACAAGAATCCGGATGCCAAGAATAAAGTAACACTGGGAACAACAGTGGGGCTGAAGAAAGGCTACGAGCTTAAACTGGAAATTGAAAAGGTAAAATCTGATTCCGAATACCTGCTTGAGGCCGCTGCCCAGTTTCAGTCATTGCAGCTTCAGGCTGAATACGCAGTCAGAAATCTGAAATCCGATAATGCTAATTCGGATGTGACAGTGTCTGCTTACTACGCTCAGGCATCATACATGCTGGATGGTGGTAAGCGTTCCTATAAAGACGGCGCATTTGGTTCGCCCAAAGGTGGTCAGTGGGAAGTGTTTGGTCGTTACAGTGATGTAAACCTTGATATCGACAGCGCCACCGATGATGTCAAACTGAGCAGCTATACACTGGGTGTGAATTACTTCCCTACCAAGAATATTCGTGCCAGCCTGAATTATGTTACTGGCAAGCTGGATGACGATGCCGTCACTGCTGATCAGAACGATAAAGGTTCAGCCGTTGTTGGGCGTCTTCAGTACGTATTCTGA